The Oxyura jamaicensis isolate SHBP4307 breed ruddy duck chromosome 3, BPBGC_Ojam_1.0, whole genome shotgun sequence genome segment gctgaaATGCAACGCAGAGCAGGGACCTGTGAgggggctgcggcgggcggCGATCTCTGAGCAGGGAGCCCAGGGAGTGAAGGCGCCGGCTGCTTCCCGACACCGCAGCCACCAGGGACAGCCCAAGCGCTGCCTTGCCGGGGTCAAGCAACCACCAGATTCTCTTCAGCTGTCCCGGGGTTTGCAGCCACTGCTGGTGAGCTCGCACTGAGGGCAGGACAGCAGGGGTCAGTGGGCAGCACAGCACCCCACGGCCCCGCGCTGGGCAGGCTTTGAGCGGGCCGCGGGGAGGCTGAGGGGCACGGGAGGAGAGCCGAGGACATCGCCTGGTCCCTGGTCTGAGGCAGGGTGACCTGGGGCTCTGTGCCTGCGGAGCACCGGCAGTGGTGCTGAGCAAGGCGGTTAAGGCACCGCCACCATCTCCGGGACCCGCAGGgcgccccgcagccctgccctgcacaCAGCCTGGCAGACGGAGCCGCGACGCCGCAGCGCTGTCAGCCCTGCCCACTAGTGACAACAAAGAAGTGCTGACCCTCAGCGCGCACATCGCGACCCGGGCAGGGCGGGCACAGACCCTGCGGGCTCCTCTCCTGGCGCAGCGGGGCTGCCGCCTGCCGTGACCAACCGCGCTCCCCCAGGGGGGATCCCCTGTGCGCAGCACCCCCGGCCAGGTACGGGCAGGGCACGCGGGCACCCAACGCACGGTGTGCAGCCTCGCCTTCCGAGCTCCTCTAACATGGGACCAGGAGGTGTTGCTGAGCGCAGCTGCTGCTGATCTTGTGCTTACAGCAGGGAACGGGCTGGGAcccagcaggctggggcagcCTCGGCTGCAGTGATCATGCCACGGGGAGCTTGGTGTCCCGACAGAAGGCAAGGCaaaaggcaggaggcagccctgggctgcGGGAGAGCGCGACGCTCCTTCAGGGATCTGCCCGGGACaggccccggggctgcagccctgggagggGTGCAGGAGAGCAAACCATGCCCAGAGCAGCCCCCCCGCAGGGCGCCAAGGGGGGGGACACGGAGCTGCTGACTGAACTCGGGGACAGAGGAAGCGCACAGGAGGTGACAGAAGGGACCAGCAGAGGGGGCTTGGGAAGCCAAGGCCCGCCTGGAGACGGGTGTGGTGAGGGACGTGAAGGGCAAGCGGGTCCTGCAGGGactgggggcaggaggctggagcaggagcgTGTCCCCGTGGCGGGCAGCACGAGGCACCGCGGGTGGCACTGGCAGGACACAGCTCGACGTGCGGCTGGCGATCCCCAGCGGGCGCTGGCGGAGGCTCTGGGGACCACAAGGCATCGAGTGTTCTCTGGGACGTGGTGAAGGGAGTCCTGGGCACCGCTTCCGACCCATGCAGGACAAGAGCTCAAGAGCAGCTGGCACGGACGGATGGGGGGAGGAGAGCCCCCCCGGCAGGCTGGGGCACCCTGGGTGTCAGGACCAGCTCCGTGGGTGAGCGGGGTGCACAGCTTCGGGCTGTGGCAGCCTCACAGCTGAGGGACAGGCCATGTGCAGAGACATCTGGCTGGAGACATCCCCAGCGGGGCACCCGGCCTGATCTGGGGCTTTGTTTACTGTGCTTCCAGTGGTGACCACGCTGCcgccctcctcctgccttccgTAAGGCATAGGCCGGCCGCAGGAAGGGTCTCGTTTTGTGCAGCGCGATGCTTCTTGGTCTGCCACACTTCAGAGAGCGAGCGAGGCAAACAAGGCCGGGGCTTCAGCAAACGCCCCTGTGGCAGttcttcctcccctgctcctTGGGGTCCGCGTAGAAAACACGCAGCGACCGGGGTCCCCTTCCTCCACAGCTTTTCCAGGTGCTGTCTTGCATTGTGCAGTTGCAGCTTTGACGTCTGTCCCCCAGCATTTTCAGGTTGTGAGTGCACAGGGGGACACGGCTGGGACACGAGGAGGACTGGTTAGCtgcggcggggagggagggagggagggagggtcCGTCCCCACACTCAGACACGGGGAGAGCAGCTGGGCCGCGGGGAGCCCATGACAGAGAGATGCTGAATGAGCAGcgggggtgtgtgtggggggaatcTGCCTGGAGATGGGTGCAGGGAGGAAAACCACCCCGAGGGGAGGAGAATGCAGCAGGGATCCCCTCGGAACCCTGATGTCCTGAGGTGCTGCAGACACAGGTGCCACGTCCTCTTAAACCCCCCTGGTCACCACTGGAAGGGGCCGGGGGATCCCTGACGGGTGGAGAAAGCTAAACGTTGGATCTGCTGCAGAGAAGGCCAGGACAACCGGCCCCTCGCCCCGGGAGACGGCGGGCGAGCCCTCCTGCAGCGCGTCTGGGTGCTTGGAcccgaggagctgctgggggctgtcAGCAGCATCCCCTGCACAAAGTGATCCGTGACATCCGCGCGGTTACTGCGGCAGCCCCGGCTCTCCATGCAGACATGGCACCAGCAAGAgctgaggagagggggagggaggaaggacgAGACCAGAACCGCGGCCCCTGCTGTCCCGGCGCAGCCCAAGCCAGCGGTGAACCGGCCCTCAGAAAGCAGCTGCTCCGAGGGCAGCACCTCCCGGGGGAGGTCCAGGGCTGCCAGAGGCCCGGAGCTGCTTCCACAGCTCCTCGACCCCCAGACTCCTGGGGAACGGGGAATCTGCCGAGGACGCGTCGCATGCCTGCCTCCGTGGTGTCTGCCATGGGTGCCTGCTGCAGACAGGGGCACGACAGGCTCGGTCCGCTCCGGCCATCTCTGTGCTCCCAGCAACCACAACACAAACAGTCCAAAAATACCACATTGAGGCTGAAAAGAGGCACTTGGCTGCCATAGATGAGAAGAATGTCCCCAGCCTGCATACCACAGCAGTCGGGCGTGAGAGAGCTGCGGAAGGGGAGCCCCCCACAGCCGAACAAGTTTTGATGAGagccaaacacacacacacaccggGAAGGACTCCGGAGAGCGCCAAACGAGCAGCACCACAGCCAAGAAGAAGCCAGAATGGCTCCTGAGGGACACGAAGGGAGGGGAGGCgcaagagaaaaaggagagaggctGCGGGCAGGACAAAGCCCATGGGTCAGGAGGGTGGCAGCACCTTGCAGGCCACCCTCAGCGACCTCCTGCATAGCGCCGAGCTCACGCTCCTCTTGGCCTGGGCAGCCCACGGGCAGCCGAGCGGCGTCAGCCCTCCCCGACAGCCGGTGGGGCCGGCTCCTCCCGGCACGGACAGCACTGAGCGCGCGGCTCTGCCTACCTGTGGATGATGCCCAAGGCTTTGTAGATGGCCACTCGCCCTGAGCCCTCCTTCGACTGCCCGTCCCGCTTGTCTTTGGCGTACATGTTCTTCTCGGAGAAGTTACAGCCCGTGAAGTCAAAGTGAGGTGAGTTCAAGGAGATGAGTTTAGGGAACAGCATGTTCTCTACCTGCGGCGCAGAGGACAGCAGGAGATGCTGGGGGAGCCCCGAGCTGCTCACCCCGTACGGGCAGAGGGGCAGCTCCCGTCCTCCCCACGCCAGGGCCCTGCGCCAGGCTGGCAGCGGGGAGCAAACCGCGGCGTGCCCCAGGGGAGGAGGAATGGCGAGGGGGTCccggctctgctcctgccctcaCCTGATCGTTTTCGTCGCTGAAGCTGTTGCCGTACATGAAGCAGCCGCGCTTGGAGGCGTGCCCGTGGAGGTCGACGTAGTAGGCCAGCccgctgtgctggggcaggatgGTGTCGGGGAGAGGCGTCGGCCTCTTGGCGTCCTCCTCAGGGTGCTCGGCAGAGCAGCTGCCGGGGAGGATCAGCTCcggcgcggcgggcgggggcTCCTGAGGCGAGCTGCGGCGCGTGCCGGCGCTCCAGGCGCTGGGCGAGTTGCGGAGGTTATTGGCTTTCTCCAGCTCCGACAGGGCTGCCTCGGGGCACGGGGCGCTGCCGCAGACGGACTGGTTGGAAGATTTGGTGCTGAGCAAGCTGGTGCTGAGCGGGGAGACGTACGTCCTCCAGTCGGGGGAGCCAGGCAGGACGCGGCTGTGCACGTGGTGGTAGAGGAGGACGGCTTTGGCCCCGTACACGGCAGGGTGCAGCTCGGCATCGGGGTTAAGATACTGGCGGTTCAGGTTTACCCCGCGGGAGTCGGTTCTGCGGAGAGCAGGGGGAACGTCAGGCTCTGGGTGCGGCCCCGGAGCTGCGCCCCGCTGGTTTTCCACCGAACCAAGGAGCCGTGACAGGGGAGAGGAGCCCGCGCGGCCCCCGGCGACGCTGCAGCCACGTCCCCGCCTGCTGCCAGCCACGGGGCCAGGCCGCCCGTTCCACTCACCGGTAGTGGCCTCGCGCCACCCCGTCCGGGTTGAGCATGGGGATGAGCTTGAAGACAAACATCCGCCGCAGCATCTGGGCGCGGGGGTCCTCCTCGCGCAGGATGAAGTCCAGGAAGCCGTTGAAGACAAAGCTGGAGGGCGTCTCCCCGGGGTGCACCCGGCTGCTCAGGAAGAACACCTGGGGGAAGCAAaggggctgagggcagggctCCCCCGGCTGAGGGGCCGAGGGGCCGGGCAGCAGGCAGAGCGCGGGCTCTGCAGGGCGCACAGCTCCGCACCACGCGCTGCGACCCAACAGCTTTCGGCAGCTTCTCTGCCCGGTGCCTCTGCCCAGTCCTGCCTGGAACAAGGCAGGTTACCCCTGCCTGGGACCGACGGGCAGAACCCCACGGCCCCCATCGAGGGAAACCAAAACACGCGTGGCAGAGAAGCGGAGCGGTGGCAGAGCTCCAGGGAGAAGCCCTGAAATGTCCCGCAAGCAGGGAACGAGCTAATTGCAAAGAGAACACAGAACACGTCCTGACAGCTCTTGCCCCGGAGGCAGCTTCCCATCGAGAGCTGAGAGCTGCGGCTGTGTGAGCGCAGAGGACGCTCCCTGTCCCGTCCCTCCCTCGCAGGCAGGCCTCGTGCCCAGCAGGGGCGGATGCTCCAGCACAGGGAGTGCTCCCCGTGGCTTAACAGAGCGGCAATAACACCAGGGGAACACAACAGAGCTCCTGCAATGGGAGGCGCTCGCTTTCTGTCCCCAGGAACATTCGTGtggagctgccagcagagagacCGCAGGGCTGAGGTGACAGAAATGCGCTGGGGGCTCCCAGAGGCGCCCTGCTGCCGCACCTCCGTGCAGGACCGCGGGCTCTACCTGCTCCCCGCAGGACGTGACACCCCCCAGGAGAGGAGTCCGGCAGCACCAGGTGCCAGCACCCAAGCACCGGCACAGCTGCCCTGCCGGAGCCCCGTGCCCGGCGCAGCCGCTCACCCTCTTCCCTGCAAAGCGGCGCGGCCGCGGCGTGGCCGTGTCCGGGAAGAGCTTGTCCAGCCGGGGCTCCCGCTTCTCCTGCATGCCGTGGCAGGAGGTGACGGTCAGCAGGTCAACGCGCAGCTTGTCCAGGGAGTGGCACAGCAGCTCCCGGTGGTAGTAGACGGAGtccggggggctgcggggagaggAGACGCTCGGGGAGCCCTCGGGCAGGGGGAggctcccggccccgcagccgcaGCCCCTCCGGGGCCGTGCCCCTCGGGCCGTGCCCCCTCGCCTGCCGAGCTCGTCGCCTGCGCCCCTCACCCCCACCAGGACAAGGAGCCGCCCGCTAGGACGTGGGGTCACCCGTGCCCTGGGGTCACGCTGCCGTGATGCCCCCGGTggggggagcagccctgtggtCGGACCCGCCGCAGAGGCAGCCCGGGCCAGCAGCACAGGAGTTGTGTGGGGAGGCAGAAGGGGTCCGGGCATCCTCGAGGGCCCTGCGTGGGGTCACTCTGTGCCCccgggcccggggggggggggggggggggcagacaAACAGCCAGAGCAGTGCGGTGTGTGCCCGGAGCGACAGGAAGGAGCCCCCAGGACACCCGGCGCGATGGAACCGCGCGGCGCAGCAGCTCGGGGGGCTCGAGCCCATCGATGAGCGGGACTCAAGCTGCGGAATCGCCGCCAAAGCCTTGCTGATGGACCGCCGGGTTGTGAAACTCTGACAGTTCTCCATCACGGGTCAGGTGAGAACGAGCCCCTTCCAAGCAGCCCTCGCTCACCGTGCTCCTTACAGCCTGGGGTCCTGGGCCTCGGGGCCGGAGGGGCTGCACGGCAGAACCGCCTGCAGGCACCTGAAACCacctctgtcctcctcccccCGCCTGGGCTCTGCGTTCAGCCCTGCCTTCCAAGGGGAAATGCTCAAGATCAGGGGAACGTCTCAGGGAGCCGGGTGCTACGGCTGGCTCCTGGCAGCGAGAGCCCCATTCTAGCAGGGTAAAGAAGGGAGCAGCGGAACAGAGATGCCCTGATAGGAAGGAAGCAAGGTCGTGGCTACAGAGCGCTCGGGCCTCTGCGAGCCCCTTCTCTCCGAACAGGGAAGCAGTTCTGCTACAGCCCCAAAACCCAAGCTCAGCCACACCAAGGGGATCCCACCTCAAGCTGCCAGGCTGGCCACGAGCCCCCGCCCCTCTCTGGAAGCGCGTGTGGGGGGAGCCTTGCCGGGAGCAGCCAGCACCGCGCAGGTACCGCGAGAGCAGCGGGACCCCACCGCCAgcccgggctgctgctgccctgcaggctggACGACAGCCACCCCCAGccggggggcagagggggcGGCCGCGGCGCGCACCTGCTGGGAGACAAGTGCTGGCACTCCTCAAAGCGGCTGTCCAGCTGCGCCAGCATCTCCTGGCACTCTGTGTAGGAGAAGGGGTAGCAGAAGGCAAAGTAGGTGGTGGTGCCGCGGTGCTCCAGGAAGCGGTGCACGAAGGACAGCACAAACTGGGCCTCCACCATCTGGGAGAGACAcaaagcagaggctgagcagccAGCACGAGCGGCAGGCGGGCAGAGGCCATGCAGAGCCAGCGACaggcaccccacagccccccgcATGCTGGGGGGGGCCGGCAGCACGGCCCCTCGCGAAGCGAGGTCACAGCCATGACCTGGGCAGTCCCAGACCGTGTTTGCTCGTGACCCTGACGGGCCAAGCTGCTTCCTACAGACAAGGTCTGGGATTTCCCTGCCCACCTGGCCTCCTGCGGCACGTGCTCGGGTTCTCAGGGGAACGCAAAGGCCTTGCTGTGTTTTCCCTGGGCAAAGCTCTCCAGGAAACCTGGAGGGCTCGTTTTGGTGTTGTGCTCACCTGCCAGTACCCAAAGACCAGAGAACTGCCCCGTTCTGGGCTGTGTGGCAAAGCCAACGACTGCTACAGAGCTCAGCGGGACATCGTGCCTCTCCCCGGAGCTGGCACGGAGCACACCGAGCTGCCTCCTCTGCGAGTTAGGGGACGTGAGGCTCCCTCACCACCCTGCGGGGCAGGGACATGTTGGTCAGGGTTGCACCAGTGTGCAGGGAGCACAGATAGCCTGGAGCACCAGCAAGAGATTGTCCTGCGAGCACTCCCTGCCACGACTGGAGACAGAAAGTACCAGGACAAGCAAAATCCCTAGAGCAGCACATTCGAGGCCCAAGCACCTCAGTGGGCTGTGACAGCCGACCCGCTGCTGTCCCCGCTCCTACTGGGTCAGCTCCAGGGCTTCCCACCCACCCCCGGGTGCCGCACGGCTTCCTCATGGGGCACTGACATCCCCACAGCCGGGCAGAGGGGGCTGCTCGCTGGCGGTGAGCGGGAAGGAAACGACACCCGGGGGGGCAGCTCCACGCTGAGCAGGGAAACGGCCCCCAGggggctgggaagggccctGGCCGGGAACAGCACGGGGAGCAGCACAGCgccagccccatcccagccccgTCCCGGCCCCGTCCCCGCGCACCTCGAAGCTGGGCCGCTGCCGGATGCGCTCCcagcggggccggccgggcaGGGTGCGCACGAAGGGGGCCATGCCCTGCGAGTACAGCCGGCTCTGCTTGTTCATGTTGAGGATGTGCAGCTTGATCAGCTTCCCCGGGGCGCCGCCGCGCACGCTGAAGTAGAACCAGGACCTGgcgggacggggggggggggggtgggcacGGCGGGGCCGGTCGGTGGCTGGGTCGGTcggcgccccccggcccggcccggcccggcccccccgtTACCTGTTGCCGTTCTCGTACTCGGTGCGGGCGCAGTCGGGCCGCGTCCACACGTTGAACTCGTAGTCGGCGGGCGGCAGCGCGTCCCCCCTCGGCGgctccacctgctccacccGCGCCAGGTTGCCCGAGT includes the following:
- the AGBL5 gene encoding cytosolic carboxypeptidase-like protein 5 isoform X5, whose protein sequence is MEVRCGGLLFSSRFDSGNLARVEQVEPPRGDALPPADYEFNVWTRPDCARTEYENGNRSWFYFSVRGGAPGKLIKLHILNMNKQSRLYSQGMAPFVRTLPGRPRWERIRQRPSFEMVEAQFVLSFVHRFLEHRGTTTYFAFCYPFSYTECQEMLAQLDSRFEECQHLSPSSPPDSVYYHRELLCHSLDKLRVDLLTVTSCHGMQEKREPRLDKLFPDTATPRPRRFAGKRVFFLSSRVHPGETPSSFVFNGFLDFILREEDPRAQMLRRMFVFKLIPMLNPDGVARGHYRTDSRGVNLNRQYLNPDAELHPAVYGAKAVLLYHHVHSRVLPGSPDWRTYVSPLSTSLLSTKSSNQSVCGSAPCPEAALSELEKANNLRNSPSAWSAGTRRSSPQEPPPAAPELILPGSCSAEHPEEDAKRPTPLPDTILPQHSGLAYYVDLHGHASKRGCFMYGNSFSDENDQVENMLFPKLISLNSPHFDFTGCNFSEKNMYAKDKRDGQSKEGSGRVAIYKALGIIHSYTLECNYNTGRSVNSIPVACHDNGRASPPPPPAFPSKYTVELFEQVGRALAVAALDMAECNPWPRIVLSEHSCLSNLRAWMLKHVRGTRGAAGCVRRRGARSPPRSTTGLPTSASDNALCRTHSFSNGTSGSGSSQQDSPQIKASPSFSFGCSRPRAPAADGQGPQTGGAKAPAPVRGSLLAGAQAGTVTGTSHGLREAQHGGGGEPVATHSTTLLQLLPKNLNTRRAPEQPGARPAPSPAAPRSAPAGSSSPSAPRPDCGHQRRPLTRHGRAPAPSPGSTAQRSRSSRRRARHRARCREPPRSPRRPAGGIFT
- the AGBL5 gene encoding cytosolic carboxypeptidase-like protein 5 isoform X6, with product MEVRCGGLLFSSRFDSGNLARVEQVEPPRGDALPPADYEFNVWTRPDCARTEYENGNRSWFYFSVRGGAPGKLIKLHILNMNKQSRLYSQGMAPFVRTLPGRPRWERIRQRPSFEMVEAQFVLSFVHRFLEHRGTTTYFAFCYPFSYTECQEMLAQLDSRFEECQHLSPSSPPDSVYYHRELLCHSLDKLRVDLLTVTSCHGMQEKREPRLDKLFPDTATPRPRRFAGKRVFFLSSRVHPGETPSSFVFNGFLDFILREEDPRAQMLRRMFVFKLIPMLNPDGVARGHYRTDSRGVNLNRQYLNPDAELHPAVYGAKAVLLYHHVHSRVLPGSPDWRTYVSPLSTSLLSTKSSNQSVCGSAPCPEAALSELEKANNLRNSPSAWSAGTRRSSPQEPPPAAPELILPGSCSAEHPEEDAKRPTPLPDTILPQHSGLAYYVDLHGHASKRGCFMYGNSFSDENDQVENMLFPKLISLNSPHFDFTGCNFSEKNMYAKDKRDGQSKEGSGRVAIYKALGIIHSYTLECNYNTGRSVNSIPVACHDNGRASPPPPPAFPSKYTVELFEQVGRALAVAALDMAECNPWPRIVLSEHSCLSNLRAWMLKHVRGTRGAAGCVRRRGARSPPRSTTGLPTSASDNALCRTHSFSNGTSGSGSSQQDSPQIKASPSFSFGCSRPRAPAADGQGPQTGGAKAPAPVRVVLSGRSACDRPPRLLGRALDTGRSSALRPQRSGRTWAGTDAAQRDP
- the AGBL5 gene encoding cytosolic carboxypeptidase-like protein 5 isoform X1; protein product: MEVRCGGLLFSSRFDSGNLARVEQVEPPRGDALPPADYEFNVWTRPDCARTEYENGNRSWFYFSVRGGAPGKLIKLHILNMNKQSRLYSQGMAPFVRTLPGRPRWERIRQRPSFEMVEAQFVLSFVHRFLEHRGTTTYFAFCYPFSYTECQEMLAQLDSRFEECQHLSPSSPPDSVYYHRELLCHSLDKLRVDLLTVTSCHGMQEKREPRLDKLFPDTATPRPRRFAGKRVFFLSSRVHPGETPSSFVFNGFLDFILREEDPRAQMLRRMFVFKLIPMLNPDGVARGHYRTDSRGVNLNRQYLNPDAELHPAVYGAKAVLLYHHVHSRVLPGSPDWRTYVSPLSTSLLSTKSSNQSVCGSAPCPEAALSELEKANNLRNSPSAWSAGTRRSSPQEPPPAAPELILPGSCSAEHPEEDAKRPTPLPDTILPQHSGLAYYVDLHGHASKRGCFMYGNSFSDENDQVENMLFPKLISLNSPHFDFTGCNFSEKNMYAKDKRDGQSKEGSGRVAIYKALGIIHSYTLECNYNTGRSVNSIPVACHDNGRASPPPPPAFPSKYTVELFEQVGRALAVAALDMAECNPWPRIVLSEHSCLSNLRAWMLKHVRGTRGAAGCVRRRGARSPPRSTTGLPTSASDNALCRTHSFSNGTSGSGSSQQDSPQIKASPSFSFGCSRPRAPAADGQGPQTGGAKAPAPVRGSLLAGAQAGTVTGTSHGLREAQHGGGGEPVATHSTTLLQLLPKNLNTRRAPEQPGPVRFSAARGRSPPAPAGSRCGGRERRPPRACLRSAPGAPQPSQPRGTATAGPAPRKAPQGPARRPRSPSRGRRAWSSCWARACAPRYGPGRSGGLPGRRGARPAARPHPLSCLVAPAQPRLRLPLAPLLPAAPLLLRRGLTAATSAGPSPATAARPHPARDRRRNGAAAAAGALGTVPGAGSRRAHPAGRREVFLHNTVLSRIVFLLTPGGTRPGARCHAARRVGAGRLHGQHGAGRSVGQRSSGLRTGLSRGAWGC
- the AGBL5 gene encoding cytosolic carboxypeptidase-like protein 5 isoform X2, which translates into the protein MEVRCGGLLFSSRFDSGNLARVEQVEPPRGDALPPADYEFNVWTRPDCARTEYENGNRSWFYFSVRGGAPGKLIKLHILNMNKQSRLYSQGMAPFVRTLPGRPRWERIRQRPSFEMVEAQFVLSFVHRFLEHRGTTTYFAFCYPFSYTECQEMLAQLDSRFEECQHLSPSSPPDSVYYHRELLCHSLDKLRVDLLTVTSCHGMQEKREPRLDKLFPDTATPRPRRFAGKRVFFLSSRVHPGETPSSFVFNGFLDFILREEDPRAQMLRRMFVFKLIPMLNPDGVARGHYRTDSRGVNLNRQYLNPDAELHPAVYGAKAVLLYHHVHSRVLPGSPDWRTYVSPLSTSLLSTKSSNQSVCGSAPCPEAALSELEKANNLRNSPSAWSAGTRRSSPQEPPPAAPELILPGSCSAEHPEEDAKRPTPLPDTILPQHSGLAYYVDLHGHASKRGCFMYGNSFSDENDQVENMLFPKLISLNSPHFDFTGCNFSEKNMYAKDKRDGQSKEGSGRVAIYKALGIIHSYTLECNYNTGRSVNSIPVACHDNGRASPPPPPAFPSKYTVELFEQVGRALAVAALDMAECNPWPRIVLSEHSCLSNLRAWMLKHVRGTRGAAGCVRRRGARSPPRSTTGLPTSASDNALCRTHSFSNGTSGSGSSQQDSPQIKASPSFSFGCSRPRAPAADGQGPQTGGAKAPAPVRGSLLAGAQAGTVTGTSHGLREAQHGGGGEPVATHSTTLLQLLPKNLNTRRAPEQPGPGALPARPSRIPVRRKGAAPTQSLPALCPGSTAALPAQRHGHGGPCAPQSPTGPCQAAPVPIAGSQSMEQLLGEGLRPQVRPRAQRGAAGQAGGSSRSPSPPALLPCSARPAPSPAAPRSAPAGSSSPSAPRPDCGHQRRPLTRHGRAPAPSPGSTAQRSRSSRRRARHRARCREPPRSPRRPAGGIFT
- the AGBL5 gene encoding cytosolic carboxypeptidase-like protein 5 isoform X3, coding for MEVRCGGLLFSSRFDSGNLARVEQVEPPRGDALPPADYEFNVWTRPDCARTEYENGNRSWFYFSVRGGAPGKLIKLHILNMNKQSRLYSQGMAPFVRTLPGRPRWERIRQRPSFEMVEAQFVLSFVHRFLEHRGTTTYFAFCYPFSYTECQEMLAQLDSRFEECQHLSPSSPPDSVYYHRELLCHSLDKLRVDLLTVTSCHGMQEKREPRLDKLFPDTATPRPRRFAGKRVFFLSSRVHPGETPSSFVFNGFLDFILREEDPRAQMLRRMFVFKLIPMLNPDGVARGHYRTDSRGVNLNRQYLNPDAELHPAVYGAKAVLLYHHVHSRVLPGSPDWRTYVSPLSTSLLSTKSSNQSVCGSAPCPEAALSELEKANNLRNSPSAWSAGTRRSSPQEPPPAAPELILPGSCSAEHPEEDAKRPTPLPDTILPQHSGLAYYVDLHGHASKRGCFMYGNSFSDENDQVENMLFPKLISLNSPHFDFTGCNFSEKNMYAKDKRDGQSKEGSGRVAIYKALGIIHSYTLECNYNTGRSVNSIPVACHDNGRASPPPPPAFPSKYTVELFEQVGRALAVAALDMAECNPWPRIVLSEHSCLSNLRAWMLKHVRGTRGAAGCVRRRGARSPPRSTTGLPTSASDNALCRTHSFSNGTSGSGSSQQDSPQIKASPSFSFGCSRPRAPAADGQGPQTGGAKAPAPVRGSLLAGAQAGTVTGTSHGLREAQHGGGGEPVATHSTTLLQLLPKNLNTRRAPEQPGPVRFSAARGRSPPAPAGSRCGGRERRPPRACLRSAPGAPQPSQPRGTATAGPAPRKAPQGPARRPRSPSRGRRAWSSCWARACAPSARPAPSPAAPRSAPAGSSSPSAPRPDCGHQRRPLTRHGRAPAPSPGSTAQRSRSSRRRARHRARCREPPRSPRRPAGGIFT
- the AGBL5 gene encoding cytosolic carboxypeptidase-like protein 5 isoform X4, with translation MEVRCGGLLFSSRFDSGNLARVEQVEPPRGDALPPADYEFNVWTRPDCARTEYENGNRSWFYFSVRGGAPGKLIKLHILNMNKQSRLYSQGMAPFVRTLPGRPRWERIRQRPSFEMVEAQFVLSFVHRFLEHRGTTTYFAFCYPFSYTECQEMLAQLDSRFEECQHLSPSSPPDSVYYHRELLCHSLDKLRVDLLTVTSCHGMQEKREPRLDKLFPDTATPRPRRFAGKRVFFLSSRVHPGETPSSFVFNGFLDFILREEDPRAQMLRRMFVFKLIPMLNPDGVARGHYRTDSRGVNLNRQYLNPDAELHPAVYGAKAVLLYHHVHSRVLPGSPDWRTYVSPLSTSLLSTKSSNQSVCGSAPCPEAALSELEKANNLRNSPSAWSAGTRRSSPQEPPPAAPELILPGSCSAEHPEEDAKRPTPLPDTILPQHSGLAYYVDLHGHASKRGCFMYGNSFSDENDQVENMLFPKLISLNSPHFDFTGCNFSEKNMYAKDKRDGQSKEGSGRVAIYKALGIIHSYTLECNYNTGRSVNSIPVACHDNGRASPPPPPAFPSKYTVELFEQVGRALAVAALDMAECNPWPRIVLSEHSCLSNLRAWMLKHVRGTRGAAGCVRRRGARSPPRSTTGLPTSASDNALCRTHSFSNGTSGSGSSQQDSPQIKASPSFSFGCSRPRAPAADGQGPQTGGAKAPAPVRGSLLAGAQAGTVTGTSHGLREAQHGGGGEPVATHSTTLLQLLPKNLNTRRAPEQPGPGALPARPSRIPVRRKGAAPTQSLPALCPGSTAALPAQRHGHGGPCAPQSPTGPCQAAPVPIAGSQSMEQLLGEGLRPQRPPSPVSGCPSLRSCRQLLSFCAEA